From the genome of Haloferax mediterranei ATCC 33500, one region includes:
- a CDS encoding DUF7344 domain-containing protein, translating to MVTDSLQTDTEVVDQTPQEQLEEITGGVREVSEQSETEALSKDVVFEILKNQRRRDALRFLKANDGEAKLGDMAEFIAAKENDIEIKALSSSQRKRVYIGLYQCHLPKMDSSGIVDFDKNRGDITLLETAKQLDQYLDGDIVTMQEQSDQSAGLISSSKRNLTIAAGVAATVSAGLLGIPGLEQVPTAGWAVLSTATLMAITAMESYKDKLHV from the coding sequence ATGGTTACCGATTCACTACAGACTGACACCGAAGTCGTCGATCAGACGCCGCAAGAACAGCTCGAAGAGATAACTGGTGGGGTGCGCGAAGTTTCCGAACAATCCGAGACTGAGGCCCTCTCGAAAGACGTGGTCTTCGAGATTTTGAAAAATCAACGACGACGTGACGCCCTCAGATTCCTGAAAGCAAACGACGGTGAAGCGAAGCTCGGTGACATGGCCGAGTTCATCGCAGCGAAGGAAAACGACATCGAGATTAAAGCACTCTCGTCGAGTCAACGAAAGCGCGTGTATATCGGTCTGTATCAGTGCCATCTCCCGAAGATGGACTCGTCCGGTATCGTCGACTTCGATAAGAATCGCGGCGACATCACGCTTCTCGAAACTGCGAAACAACTCGACCAGTATCTCGACGGCGATATTGTCACCATGCAGGAACAGTCAGACCAGTCCGCGGGTCTCATCTCGTCGTCAAAGCGAAACCTAACCATCGCCGCTGGCGTTGCCGCGACTGTCTCGGCAGGATTGCTTGGCATTCCCGGCCTCGAACAGGTCCCTACCGCAGGATGGGCTGTCTTGAGTACTGCGACACTCATGGCTATCACCGCGATGGAGTCGTACAAAGACAAACTCCACGTGTGA
- a CDS encoding sugar phosphate nucleotidyltransferase, which produces MNDRVTEAVVLAAGEGRRLRPLTTFQPKPMLPVANRPVVEYVLDSLFECGIEHVVVVVGHRADRIQTHLSATYPDADIDFVQQDSRLGSGHALLQADTQLDGPFVVCNGDNVVNADIVSKVLERFSMTNSVATVAVAQSDTPEEYGVVVEDNGRISDIDEHAVDSESYLVNAGVYVFDTTVFDALRRIPPQDGEIRLPEVVQYLDSPVTSVLVSSGWLDPSHPWGLLSVTESLLARRHASVIADSARIHGRALVEEPVIVGDDCDVGPGAVISAGSCLQNNVTVGANTVIERSILSTDARIGAGVVLRDSVVGPGAHVGDGVISPGGQADVILEGRLYTDRRLGSIIGDRAEVGANVTLTPGSRVGAEAVVGEGTVLHGDVRERVEVTH; this is translated from the coding sequence ATGAACGACCGCGTCACCGAGGCAGTCGTTCTTGCGGCCGGTGAAGGGCGGCGGCTCCGGCCGCTGACCACCTTCCAGCCGAAGCCGATGCTCCCGGTTGCGAACCGCCCGGTCGTAGAGTACGTCCTTGACTCGCTTTTCGAGTGCGGCATCGAACACGTGGTCGTCGTCGTCGGCCACCGTGCCGACCGCATCCAGACACACCTGTCTGCGACGTATCCCGACGCCGACATCGACTTCGTCCAGCAGGACTCCAGACTCGGAAGTGGACACGCACTCCTGCAAGCTGACACCCAACTCGACGGTCCGTTCGTGGTCTGCAACGGCGACAACGTCGTCAACGCTGACATCGTCTCGAAGGTGCTCGAACGCTTCTCGATGACCAACTCGGTTGCGACGGTCGCTGTCGCCCAGTCCGACACGCCCGAAGAGTACGGCGTTGTAGTCGAAGACAACGGCCGAATATCCGATATCGACGAACACGCCGTCGACAGCGAGAGTTACCTCGTCAACGCCGGTGTCTACGTTTTCGACACGACCGTCTTCGATGCACTCCGGCGTATTCCGCCACAAGACGGCGAGATACGACTACCGGAGGTCGTACAGTACCTCGACAGTCCCGTTACGTCTGTTCTCGTCAGCAGCGGTTGGCTCGACCCCTCACACCCGTGGGGACTTCTCTCCGTCACTGAGTCGCTTCTTGCGCGCCGGCACGCGTCGGTGATAGCGGATTCCGCGCGGATTCACGGGCGCGCACTTGTCGAAGAACCAGTCATCGTCGGTGACGACTGCGATGTCGGGCCGGGCGCAGTCATCAGCGCCGGGTCGTGCCTCCAGAACAACGTCACCGTCGGTGCGAACACCGTCATCGAGCGGTCCATTCTCTCGACTGACGCCCGAATCGGCGCTGGTGTCGTCCTCCGCGACTCCGTCGTCGGTCCCGGCGCACACGTCGGTGATGGCGTTATCTCGCCGGGCGGGCAGGCAGATGTTATCCTCGAAGGGCGACTCTACACTGACCGCCGCCTCGGGAGCATCATTGGCGACCGCGCCGAAGTCGGTGCGAACGTCACGCTCACACCGGGGAGCCGCGTCGGTGCTGAGGCTGTCGTCGGAGAGGGAACGGTCTTACACGGCGATGTCCGCGAGCGCGT